A window from Flavobacterium gyeonganense encodes these proteins:
- a CDS encoding polysaccharide deacetylase family protein: MITHKNISIFFIILLLLLVLLKLYIAINFWWFILFILIWMGINAFGSARISSNYHVKAFCSNPLETEKKIALTFDDGPSVYTLEVLEILKKYNAKATFFCIGKNIETHPEILQKVIDEGHLFGNHSYSHSKFFDFYNAKKITEDLQKTDRLLEKLTSKKSTFFVRLMESRHLRFEEL, from the coding sequence ATGATAACGCATAAAAACATTTCGATATTTTTTATCATTTTATTGCTTTTATTGGTTCTTTTGAAACTTTATATCGCAATTAATTTTTGGTGGTTTATTTTATTTATTTTGATCTGGATGGGAATAAATGCTTTTGGTTCTGCCAGAATTTCTTCGAATTATCATGTAAAAGCGTTTTGCAGTAATCCTTTAGAAACAGAAAAAAAAATTGCTTTAACGTTTGATGACGGACCGAGCGTTTATACTTTGGAAGTTTTAGAGATTCTGAAAAAATACAATGCCAAAGCGACTTTTTTTTGCATTGGAAAAAATATTGAAACGCATCCTGAAATTCTTCAAAAAGTAATTGACGAAGGTCATTTGTTTGGAAATCATTCGTATTCTCATTCTAAATTCTTTGATTTTTATAATGCCAAAAAAATAACTGAAGATCTTCAAAAAACAGATAGGCTTCTGGAAAAATTGACTTCAAAAAAATCAACTTTTTTCGTCCGCCTTATGGAGTCACGACACCTTCGATTCGAAGAGCTTTAA
- a CDS encoding beta-ketoacyl synthase N-terminal-like domain-containing protein: protein MSKKTYINGVGCISTQKTFDTVFLEEAVVNHNENVLAIVPPAYKEYISPAASRRMAKGVKNGIVASALAMKDANVENVDAIITGTGLGCIEDSEKFLKSILDNNEEFLTPTSFIQSTHNTVGAQIALLQQCKGYNFTYVNGAVSFESALIDAKMQIEKEEANSILVGGVDENGDYTTALFKLNGRIKQDNSAPYDVLTSSTSGAVYGEGASFFVLENERKDTTYAEILDIAIVNTLEENEIEAEIKSFLQSNNLEISDIDALVLGFDGNAAFENYYKNLAVNAFAQTPQLYYKHLSGEYDTASAFAFWMAAKILKTQEIPEIIKVNSVAKPTYNTILLYNQLNGKNHSFTLLSK from the coding sequence ATGAGTAAAAAAACATATATAAATGGAGTAGGCTGTATTTCGACTCAAAAAACATTTGATACCGTTTTTTTAGAAGAAGCGGTTGTAAATCATAACGAAAATGTGCTGGCAATTGTTCCGCCGGCGTACAAAGAATACATTTCTCCAGCTGCCAGCAGAAGAATGGCAAAAGGGGTGAAAAACGGAATCGTAGCTTCGGCTTTGGCCATGAAAGATGCCAATGTTGAAAATGTTGATGCGATTATAACCGGAACAGGTTTAGGCTGTATCGAAGATTCTGAAAAATTCCTAAAAAGTATTTTAGATAATAACGAAGAGTTTCTAACGCCAACTTCTTTCATTCAATCGACTCATAATACAGTTGGTGCACAAATTGCACTTTTACAGCAATGTAAAGGTTATAATTTCACTTACGTGAATGGCGCGGTTTCTTTTGAATCGGCTTTGATTGATGCAAAAATGCAGATTGAAAAAGAGGAAGCTAATTCTATTTTAGTTGGGGGCGTTGATGAAAACGGCGATTACACCACTGCCCTTTTCAAATTAAACGGAAGAATCAAACAAGACAATTCAGCTCCATACGATGTTTTAACTTCTAGTACAAGTGGTGCTGTTTATGGAGAAGGTGCCAGTTTTTTTGTTTTAGAAAATGAAAGAAAAGATACTACTTACGCTGAAATTCTGGATATTGCCATCGTAAATACACTTGAAGAAAATGAAATTGAAGCTGAGATTAAATCTTTTCTACAATCCAATAATTTAGAAATTTCCGATATTGATGCTTTAGTTTTAGGCTTTGACGGAAATGCAGCTTTCGAAAATTATTATAAAAATCTTGCTGTAAATGCTTTTGCCCAAACACCTCAGCTGTATTACAAACATTTAAGCGGCGAATATGATACCGCTTCGGCTTTTGCTTTTTGGATGGCTGCCAAAATTTTGAAAACACAGGAAATTCCTGAAATTATAAAGGTGAATTCGGTTGCAAAACCAACTTATAATACCATTTTATTGTACAATCAATTAAACGGAAAAAATCATAGTTTTACGTTGCTTTCAAAATGA
- a CDS encoding beta-ketoacyl-[acyl-carrier-protein] synthase family protein: MKGVAITGMGIISAIGNSVEENYISLIENKIGISNIQNIPTVHADVIKVGEIKKTNEELVAELQLSENNNFSRTAMIGTLAARQAVENAGISDINEFRTGLISATSVGGMDMTEKHYYNYFEKPELVKYITCHDGGDVADKIAEELGLKGMVTTISTACSSAANSIMLGARLVKTGKLDRVIVGGADALAKFTINGFKTLMILSDDYNKPFDNNRKGLNLGEAAAYLVLESDEIVAKQNKKVLARVSGYGNANDAFHQTASSENGDGAYLAMKKAFEVSGLKPSEIDYINVHGTATPNNDLSEGRALKRIYEDEKVPDFSSTKPFTGHTLAAAAAIEAVYSVLAIQNNVVYPNLNFEIQMEEFDLTPQTSLKNKNIEHVLSNSFGFGGNCSTLIFSKS; this comes from the coding sequence ATGAAAGGTGTCGCAATAACGGGCATGGGAATTATTTCTGCGATTGGGAATTCAGTCGAGGAAAATTATATTTCTTTGATCGAAAACAAGATTGGTATTTCGAATATTCAAAATATTCCGACAGTTCACGCCGATGTGATCAAAGTTGGTGAAATCAAAAAAACCAATGAAGAACTGGTTGCCGAATTACAGCTTTCTGAAAATAATAACTTTTCGAGAACCGCTATGATTGGCACTCTGGCAGCCAGACAAGCTGTTGAAAATGCCGGTATTTCTGATATTAATGAATTCAGGACCGGACTGATTTCTGCCACCAGTGTGGGCGGAATGGATATGACCGAAAAACATTATTACAATTATTTCGAAAAACCGGAACTGGTAAAATATATTACCTGCCATGACGGTGGTGATGTGGCAGATAAAATTGCAGAAGAGTTGGGTTTAAAAGGAATGGTTACGACAATCAGTACGGCTTGTTCGTCTGCAGCCAATTCGATTATGCTTGGCGCAAGATTGGTCAAAACCGGAAAATTAGATCGCGTGATTGTAGGCGGAGCCGATGCTTTGGCAAAATTCACTATCAATGGTTTTAAGACTTTGATGATTTTATCTGACGATTACAATAAACCTTTTGACAACAATCGTAAAGGTTTAAATCTTGGCGAAGCAGCAGCTTACTTAGTTTTAGAATCGGATGAAATTGTCGCAAAACAAAATAAGAAAGTGCTGGCAAGAGTTTCAGGCTACGGAAATGCAAATGACGCTTTCCATCAGACTGCATCTTCCGAAAATGGAGATGGCGCCTATCTGGCAATGAAAAAAGCGTTTGAAGTTTCAGGTTTAAAACCTTCTGAAATCGACTACATCAACGTACACGGAACCGCAACACCAAACAACGATTTATCGGAGGGAAGAGCTTTAAAAAGAATTTACGAAGACGAAAAAGTTCCGGATTTCAGTTCTACAAAACCTTTTACAGGCCACACTTTAGCAGCGGCCGCAGCAATTGAAGCTGTGTACAGTGTTTTGGCCATTCAGAATAATGTGGTTTATCCGAATTTGAATTTTGAAATTCAAATGGAAGAATTTGATTTAACACCGCAAACTTCTCTAAAAAATAAAAACATCGAACACGTTTTGTCCAACTCTTTTGGATTTGGAGGAAACTGTTCCACCCTTATATTTTCAAAAAGCTGA
- a CDS encoding phosphopantetheine-binding protein — MEELKAELKNKIITTLNLEDIAVEDIADNDPLFGDGLGLDSIDALELIVILDKDYGIKLVDPKEGKSIFQSIETMAAYISANRTK; from the coding sequence ATGGAAGAATTAAAAGCAGAATTAAAAAACAAAATCATTACAACCCTAAACCTTGAAGATATCGCTGTAGAAGATATTGCTGATAACGATCCTTTGTTCGGAGACGGTTTAGGCTTAGACTCGATTGATGCACTTGAACTGATCGTGATTTTAGATAAAGATTACGGAATTAAATTAGTGGATCCGAAAGAAGGAAAATCTATTTTCCAGTCTATCGAAACGATGGCGGCTTATATCAGCGCGAACAGAACGAAATAA
- a CDS encoding 3-oxoacyl-ACP synthase: MTQNKTYIQSYITIQNNEIVLNGTPVFKIEPTDFADFAKQAYRNFDIQYSKFFKMDTLSKLAFLGAELLLSPITSSKEENNIALVLANKSSSLDTDVKYQESISDKENYYPSPAVFVYTLPNICLGEISIRHQLKSENSFFIFDAFNGEFLSNYSNILLNTNKADLVLCGWVEFFNDNYKAFLCIISPEENENYKNENINTLYHK; this comes from the coding sequence ATGACTCAAAACAAAACCTACATACAATCCTACATCACCATCCAAAACAACGAAATTGTTTTGAACGGAACTCCTGTATTCAAAATTGAACCAACAGATTTTGCCGATTTTGCCAAACAAGCGTATCGTAATTTTGACATTCAATATTCGAAGTTTTTCAAAATGGATACTTTGAGCAAATTGGCTTTTTTAGGTGCAGAATTGCTTTTGAGTCCGATAACTTCTTCTAAGGAAGAAAATAATATCGCTTTGGTTTTGGCTAATAAATCTTCGAGTTTAGATACCGATGTAAAATACCAGGAATCGATTTCAGACAAAGAAAACTATTATCCTAGTCCGGCGGTTTTTGTTTATACGCTGCCCAATATTTGTCTGGGTGAAATAAGTATCCGCCATCAGCTTAAAAGTGAAAATTCTTTCTTTATATTTGATGCCTTTAACGGTGAATTTTTATCGAATTATTCTAACATTTTACTAAATACAAATAAAGCAGATTTAGTGCTTTGCGGCTGGGTCGAATTTTTTAATGACAATTACAAAGCGTTTCTTTGCATCATAAGTCCCGAAGAAAACGAAAATTATAAAAACGAAAATATCAATACATTATACCATAAATAA
- a CDS encoding Fic/DOC family protein: MENQTNWTPFPDDNLLGLTDKNQINEFEASGIAKAELFTFELETDVDISTTLVLEIHKIAFEQLYDWAGKWRTTEVSVGQLIPPKPVIVLQAMYQFLDNLNFKISISKTLEDHVDCLVYAHYEFIKIHPFNNGNGRTGRILMNLIALKFGYQPLELYHREGGSRKFYISAMKAADNGDYKLLNQLISEELISF; this comes from the coding sequence ATGGAAAATCAAACTAATTGGACACCTTTTCCTGATGATAATTTACTTGGCTTGACTGATAAAAATCAAATCAATGAATTTGAAGCATCTGGAATTGCTAAAGCAGAGCTTTTTACTTTTGAACTAGAAACTGATGTTGATATTTCAACAACACTTGTTTTAGAAATTCATAAAATTGCATTTGAACAACTTTACGATTGGGCTGGAAAATGGAGAACAACAGAAGTTTCTGTTGGACAACTAATTCCACCAAAACCAGTAATAGTTTTACAAGCCATGTATCAGTTTCTAGATAATCTTAATTTTAAAATTTCCATTTCTAAAACTTTAGAAGATCATGTTGATTGCTTAGTCTATGCACATTATGAATTTATAAAAATTCATCCTTTCAATAATGGAAATGGAAGGACTGGAAGAATTTTGATGAATCTTATCGCATTAAAGTTTGGATATCAACCTTTAGAATTATATCACAGAGAAGGCGGAAGCAGAAAATTTTATATTAGCGCAATGAAAGCTGCTGACAATGGAGATTATAAATTATTAAATCAATTAATTAGTGAAGAATTGATTTCCTTTTAA
- a CDS encoding beta-ketoacyl synthase N-terminal-like domain-containing protein: MIKEIYITETNCITPLGFDVETNIEAILRGDSGIQLHNDVSLMPNSFYASIISDEDINNAFAEISSETKYSRLEKMMILALEPIIKNSGVQLNSKTAFILSTTKGNITALQNQSEESFNNAHLDVLAATIANFFGFQTQPIVVSNACVSGILAVSIAKRMIQSELYNHIFVVAGDEVSEFVLSGFNAFQAMSELPCKPYSKNRTGVSLGEATAAVLVSAEAKNAKIKVIGDSSINDANHISGPSRTGEGLFRSIQNALKEAQIEANKLDYISAHGTATPFNDEMEAIALNRLDLQNVPVNSLKGFYGHTLGSSGLLETVIAIESANQNTVFESKGFDEIGVSEVVNVIEKNEEKKINYFLKTASGFGGCNTAVVFEKIK, translated from the coding sequence ATGATAAAAGAAATATACATCACAGAAACAAATTGTATCACACCTTTAGGTTTTGATGTCGAAACGAACATCGAAGCGATTCTTCGTGGTGATTCCGGAATTCAGCTTCACAACGATGTTTCTTTGATGCCCAATTCGTTTTATGCTTCAATAATTAGTGATGAAGATATAAATAACGCTTTCGCGGAAATTAGTTCCGAAACCAAATATTCCCGTTTAGAAAAAATGATGATTTTGGCTTTAGAGCCGATTATCAAAAACTCAGGAGTTCAATTAAATTCAAAAACCGCTTTTATACTTTCGACCACAAAAGGAAATATAACGGCTTTACAAAATCAATCCGAAGAAAGTTTTAATAACGCACATTTAGATGTTTTGGCTGCAACTATTGCGAATTTCTTCGGGTTTCAAACACAGCCCATCGTAGTTTCAAATGCCTGTGTTTCCGGAATTTTAGCAGTTTCAATTGCCAAAAGAATGATTCAGTCAGAGCTTTATAATCACATTTTTGTAGTAGCTGGCGACGAAGTTTCAGAATTTGTTTTGTCTGGTTTTAATGCTTTTCAGGCGATGAGCGAACTGCCTTGCAAACCGTATTCTAAAAACAGAACCGGAGTCAGTTTGGGCGAAGCAACGGCTGCCGTTTTAGTTTCGGCGGAAGCGAAAAATGCTAAAATAAAAGTCATTGGTGACAGTTCGATAAACGATGCAAATCATATTTCGGGACCATCAAGAACGGGTGAAGGTTTGTTCAGAAGTATTCAGAATGCTTTGAAAGAAGCTCAAATTGAAGCCAACAAATTAGATTATATTTCGGCACACGGAACCGCAACCCCGTTCAATGACGAAATGGAAGCCATTGCATTAAATCGTTTAGATTTACAAAATGTTCCCGTAAATAGTTTAAAAGGTTTTTACGGTCATACCTTAGGCTCTTCGGGGTTATTAGAAACGGTAATTGCGATTGAGTCTGCTAATCAAAATACAGTTTTTGAATCAAAAGGTTTTGATGAAATAGGTGTTAGTGAAGTTGTAAATGTTATTGAAAAAAACGAAGAAAAGAAAATAAATTATTTTCTGAAAACAGCTTCTGGTTTTGGAGGTTGCAATACGGCTGTGGTTTTTGAAAAGATAAAATGA
- a CDS encoding ABC transporter permease, with translation MIYKIWMSVVKEFLLLKRDLGGLIILFVMPLVLVIAVTIIQDSTFKTVSNSKIQILLVDKDQGSVSKTVFENLEKSNYFTVVTQIDHKPVTEEIARENVYKGKFQLAIVIPENLSSDLQTKVEQNVEKIVSNLGLTDTTATTEPQRIIKEKEVKLYFDPAVQMSFKNAVMSSIDKMISQIETKSIYSTFQKQLGEETINFEQKNFITFKEIIPRINNKEVLPNSVQHNVPAWTLFAIFFIVIPLSINIVKEKTQGTFVRLRTNPVSNLVVIIGKTITYSIICMIQFYMMVAVAVFLFPSIGLPSLNIEGHFILTSVVALFSGFAAIGYGILLGTVASTQEQSAPFGATSVIILAAIGGVWVPVFAMPKIMQYIAKSSPMNWGLEAFYDVLLRNSSFVAIIPKISLLFLFFIITTAIALFYDKKKRTV, from the coding sequence ATGATATATAAAATCTGGATGTCGGTAGTAAAAGAATTTCTTTTGTTAAAAAGAGATTTAGGCGGACTCATTATTTTATTTGTCATGCCTTTGGTTTTGGTAATTGCCGTAACCATAATTCAGGACAGTACTTTTAAAACGGTATCCAATTCTAAAATTCAGATTCTTTTGGTAGATAAAGATCAAGGATCTGTTTCTAAAACCGTTTTTGAAAATTTAGAAAAGAGCAATTATTTTACCGTTGTAACACAAATTGACCATAAACCGGTTACCGAAGAAATTGCCAGAGAAAATGTGTACAAAGGAAAATTCCAGCTGGCGATTGTAATTCCGGAAAATCTAAGTTCTGATTTACAAACTAAAGTCGAGCAGAATGTAGAAAAAATTGTCAGCAATTTAGGTTTGACAGACACCACTGCAACTACAGAACCTCAACGCATCATTAAAGAAAAGGAGGTAAAACTGTATTTTGATCCGGCGGTTCAGATGAGTTTCAAAAATGCTGTCATGAGTTCGATTGACAAAATGATATCGCAGATTGAAACCAAATCGATTTATTCGACTTTTCAAAAACAATTAGGGGAAGAAACAATCAATTTTGAGCAAAAAAACTTTATTACTTTCAAAGAGATAATTCCGAGAATCAATAATAAAGAAGTGCTTCCGAATTCGGTTCAGCACAACGTTCCGGCCTGGACGCTATTTGCAATCTTTTTTATTGTGATTCCGTTATCGATCAATATTGTAAAAGAAAAAACACAGGGAACTTTTGTTCGGTTAAGAACCAATCCCGTTTCTAATTTAGTTGTGATTATTGGCAAAACCATCACCTACTCGATCATTTGTATGATCCAGTTTTATATGATGGTTGCCGTTGCGGTGTTTTTATTCCCCTCAATCGGATTGCCTTCTTTAAACATCGAAGGACACTTTATATTGACAAGTGTTGTAGCACTATTTTCAGGTTTCGCAGCAATCGGCTACGGAATCTTATTAGGAACTGTCGCCAGTACACAGGAACAATCTGCTCCTTTTGGTGCCACAAGTGTAATCATTTTAGCAGCAATTGGAGGCGTTTGGGTTCCGGTTTTTGCGATGCCGAAAATCATGCAGTATATCGCAAAATCGTCTCCAATGAACTGGGGATTAGAAGCATTTTATGATGTTTTATTGCGCAACAGTTCTTTCGTCGCAATCATTCCAAAAATAAGTTTGTTATTTTTGTTTTTCATTATTACAACCGCCATCGCCTTATTTTATGACAAAAAGAAAAGAACAGTATAA
- a CDS encoding ABC transporter ATP-binding protein: MLSLNNVLLEINEGQIFGLLGPNGAGKTTLISMLCGLIKPTSGHFTIDGLDYQHHASKIKKIIGVVPQEYALYPTLTARENLHYFGSMYGLKGSDLKDKVIEALDLLGLLKFADKQVQTFSGGMKRRVNLIAGILHNPKVLFLDEPTVGVDVHSKTAIIDYLKVLNQNGTTIIYTSHHLAEAEDFCTQIAILDQGQIYAQNTPSALIEATKDARNLEDVFISLTGKALRDDI; this comes from the coding sequence ATGTTATCTTTGAACAATGTTTTGCTGGAAATCAATGAAGGTCAGATTTTTGGTTTACTCGGTCCAAATGGTGCCGGTAAAACAACCTTGATTTCCATGCTCTGCGGTTTGATTAAACCTACTTCGGGACATTTTACAATTGATGGTTTAGACTATCAGCATCATGCTTCAAAAATCAAAAAAATCATAGGCGTTGTGCCTCAGGAATATGCCTTGTACCCGACTTTGACGGCAAGAGAAAATCTCCATTATTTTGGCAGTATGTACGGTTTGAAAGGTTCAGATTTAAAAGACAAAGTAATCGAGGCTTTGGATCTTTTAGGATTATTGAAATTTGCCGACAAACAAGTTCAGACTTTTTCGGGCGGAATGAAACGCCGTGTCAACCTGATTGCCGGAATCCTGCACAATCCGAAAGTTTTGTTTTTGGATGAACCAACTGTCGGTGTTGATGTACATTCTAAAACTGCGATTATTGATTATTTGAAAGTGCTGAATCAAAACGGAACGACTATTATTTACACCTCGCATCATTTGGCTGAAGCCGAAGATTTCTGCACACAAATTGCGATTTTAGATCAGGGACAGATTTATGCGCAAAATACTCCGTCAGCATTGATTGAAGCTACAAAAGATGCCCGAAATCTCGAAGATGTTTTTATTTCATTAACCGGTAAAGCGTTGAGAGATGATATATAA
- a CDS encoding BtrH N-terminal domain-containing protein produces MQVTFTHHQSAHCENGVASNLLKNSGLNISEPMVFGIGSGLLFVYLPFLKVNHAPAISYRTLPGQIFNKVANRLNLKIKRQKFSSVASANKALEENLKNNIPTGLQVGVYHLSYFPDEYRFHFNAHNLVVYGKTETDYLISDPVMETVTTLTHDELDKVRFAKGAFAPRGQMYYPIQVPGNVDFKNAIIKGIKDTCRTMLAPMPIVGVRGIKFVSRRIRRWPAKHGVRKANHYLAQMVRMQEEIGTGGGGFRFIYAAFLQEASVILNNEELKTLSKEMTQIGDSWRDFAVEASRIYKNRSAKEDAYNAIADELLDIANREEIFFKKLKKAIS; encoded by the coding sequence ATGCAAGTTACTTTTACACATCACCAATCTGCTCATTGTGAAAACGGAGTAGCTTCAAACCTCTTAAAAAACAGTGGACTCAATATCAGCGAGCCAATGGTTTTCGGAATTGGTTCGGGACTTTTATTCGTGTATCTGCCTTTTTTAAAAGTCAATCATGCTCCGGCAATAAGCTACAGAACCTTGCCGGGACAGATTTTCAATAAAGTCGCCAATCGGTTAAACTTAAAAATAAAAAGACAAAAATTTTCTTCTGTTGCTAGCGCGAATAAAGCTTTAGAGGAAAACCTGAAAAATAATATCCCGACGGGATTACAAGTCGGAGTGTATCATTTGAGTTATTTTCCTGATGAATATCGTTTTCATTTCAACGCACACAATTTAGTCGTTTACGGAAAAACCGAAACAGATTATCTGATCAGTGATCCGGTAATGGAAACGGTTACGACTTTAACGCACGATGAACTGGACAAAGTTCGTTTTGCTAAAGGAGCTTTTGCGCCAAGAGGCCAGATGTATTATCCAATTCAGGTTCCGGGTAATGTTGATTTCAAAAATGCAATCATCAAAGGAATCAAAGATACGTGTCGTACTATGCTGGCACCAATGCCAATCGTGGGTGTACGCGGTATTAAATTTGTATCCCGCCGAATCCGAAGATGGCCGGCGAAACATGGTGTCCGAAAAGCCAATCATTATCTGGCTCAGATGGTTCGCATGCAGGAAGAAATTGGTACCGGAGGCGGTGGTTTCCGTTTTATTTATGCGGCTTTTTTACAGGAAGCGTCTGTTATTTTAAATAATGAAGAATTAAAAACGCTTTCAAAAGAAATGACACAAATTGGGGATTCATGGCGTGATTTTGCCGTTGAAGCTTCCCGAATTTACAAAAACAGAAGTGCCAAAGAAGATGCCTACAACGCTATTGCCGATGAACTTTTAGACATCGCCAATCGTGAAGAAATCTTTTTCAAAAAACTAAAAAAAGCCATCAGCTAA
- a CDS encoding ABC transporter permease: MKVGIDIQNYLPHRAPMLMVDLILDIDANFVETEFLIKEDNIFVDNGTFIEAGLIENTAQTCSSIVGKKYFFEEDGTENKDVSVLGFISAIKNLKIHSLPKVGEIIITKATLVSKFIGDDYTLCTMNCQSLLEDKILLECEINLFIQKTISATT, translated from the coding sequence ATGAAAGTGGGAATTGACATTCAAAATTACTTACCTCACCGTGCTCCAATGCTGATGGTTGATTTGATTTTGGATATCGATGCTAATTTTGTCGAAACCGAATTTCTAATTAAAGAAGATAATATTTTTGTTGACAATGGTACTTTTATTGAAGCCGGATTAATTGAAAATACGGCTCAGACTTGTTCTTCAATTGTTGGAAAGAAATATTTTTTTGAAGAAGACGGTACAGAAAATAAGGATGTCAGCGTTCTGGGTTTTATCAGCGCCATAAAAAACCTGAAAATTCATTCACTGCCAAAAGTTGGTGAAATCATTATTACAAAAGCAACTTTAGTTTCAAAATTCATCGGCGATGATTATACTTTGTGCACGATGAACTGTCAAAGCTTGCTCGAAGATAAAATACTTTTAGAATGCGAAATTAATTTGTTTATTCAAAAGACGATTTCGGCCACAACATAA
- a CDS encoding dialkylrecorsinol condensing enzyme DarA, with protein MKNVLVIFYSQSGQLKSIAQNIAKPFLNSDEIKVTFHEIKLEKPFPFPWNKDSFFDAFPESFLQIPTTLKPVPNEILNTKFDLVLFHYQVWYLSPSIPINSFLRSEEGKKILNNTPVVTINGSRNMWFMAQEKIKVLLRESNAQLVGNIALVDRVGNLISVLTIVEWMFSGVKKKYLGFFPLPGVSEKDIQESTKFGETILSQFHQNKLNDLQPKLVAADAVRISPYLVTVDKTANKIFNKWSNFIYKNPKKRKQLLKIFYIYLFLAIWLISPIVYILHLISYPFKLKTIKKETQYYQGV; from the coding sequence ATGAAAAATGTCCTTGTTATTTTTTATTCTCAATCGGGACAATTAAAGTCGATTGCGCAAAATATTGCAAAACCCTTTTTAAATTCAGATGAAATAAAAGTAACTTTTCATGAAATAAAATTAGAAAAACCTTTCCCGTTTCCGTGGAACAAAGACTCCTTTTTTGATGCTTTCCCGGAGTCCTTTTTACAGATTCCAACAACATTAAAACCTGTTCCTAATGAAATTCTGAACACCAAATTTGATTTGGTTTTGTTTCACTATCAGGTTTGGTATTTATCGCCATCCATTCCTATAAATTCTTTTTTGAGAAGTGAAGAAGGGAAAAAAATCCTGAATAATACTCCTGTAGTTACAATCAATGGTTCCCGTAATATGTGGTTTATGGCTCAGGAAAAAATCAAGGTCCTGCTAAGAGAATCCAACGCTCAACTGGTTGGAAATATCGCTTTGGTCGACCGTGTTGGCAACTTAATTAGCGTCCTGACAATTGTCGAATGGATGTTTTCCGGAGTAAAAAAGAAATATTTAGGCTTCTTTCCGTTGCCGGGCGTTTCTGAAAAAGACATTCAGGAATCAACAAAATTTGGAGAAACCATTCTTTCCCAGTTCCATCAGAATAAATTAAATGACTTACAGCCCAAATTAGTAGCTGCTGATGCTGTACGGATTAGCCCTTATTTGGTAACCGTTGACAAAACAGCCAACAAAATTTTTAACAAGTGGTCGAACTTCATTTATAAGAATCCGAAAAAGAGAAAACAGCTTCTCAAAATATTTTATATTTATTTATTCTTAGCGATATGGTTAATCTCGCCAATAGTGTATATATTGCACCTCATTAGCTATCCTTTTAAGCTAAAAACCATAAAAAAAGAAACGCAATATTATCAGGGAGTTTAG